A window of Etheostoma spectabile isolate EspeVRDwgs_2016 chromosome 18, UIUC_Espe_1.0, whole genome shotgun sequence contains these coding sequences:
- the uts1 gene encoding urotensin 1 has protein sequence MKPVPLLLLLSSVLLSSHLRPAAGRPRHLPGWLDGGGRLQTQPLDHVLLRAAAAGDGPAADLLGDSILKFLQKRNLNPLRLLPSREESEEDEAVRTAAQQLWKRHEEPPLSIDLTFHLLRNMIQMAKIESQREQAQLNRKVLDEVGK, from the coding sequence ATGAAGCCAGTCCCCctgctccttctcctctcctcggTCCTCCTCTCGTCACACCTCCGCCCCGCCGCGGGTAGACCGCGCCACCTCCCCGGCTGGCTGGACGGCGGCGGCCGCCTCCAGACGCAGCCACTGGACCATGTGCTCCTCAGAGCGGCCGCCGCCGGGGACGGCCCCGCGGCGGATCTACTGGGCGACAGCATCCTGAAGTTTCTCCAAAAGAGAAACCTGAACCCTCTGCGCCTGCTCCCGTCCAGAGAGGAGAGCGAGGAGGACGAGGCGGTGAGGACGGCGGCGCAGCAGCTGTGGAAACGCCACGAAGAGCCGCCGCTGTCCATCGACCTCACCTTCCACCTGCTGAGGAATATGATCCAGATGGCCAAGATAGAGAGCCAGAGGGAGCAGGCGCAGCTCAACCGCAAGGTTCTCGACGAGGTCGGGAAGTAG
- the mpv17 gene encoding mitochondrial inner membrane protein Mpv17: MASLWRSYQVLMTKRPWTVQLVTAGSLVGVGDVVSQQVFERRGLAHHNVQRTAKMMSIGFFFVGPVVGSWYKVLDRLVVGGSKSAAMKKMLVDQVFFAPCFLGTFLGISGVLNGLTVEENVTKLKRDYTDALISNYYLWPPVQIANFYFIPLHHRLAFVQIVAVAWNSYLTWKANKM, translated from the exons ATGGCGAGCCTGTGGAGATCCTACCAAGTGTTGATGACCAAACGCCCCTGGACGGTGCAGTTAGTGACTGCTG GGTCTCTGGTTGGCGTCGGCGACGTCGTCTCCCAGCAGGTGTTTGAGAGGAGAGGATTGGCTCATCACAACGTGCAGCGGACGGCCAAGATGATGAGCATCGGGTTCTTCTTTGTG GGTCCAGTCGTCGGCAGCTGGTACAAAGTTTTGGACCGGCTGGTGGTCGGAGGAAGTAAAAGTGCCGCCATGAAGAAGATGCTGGTCGACcag GTGTTTTTTGCTCCGTGTTTCCTGGGAACCTTTCTCGGTATCTCCGGTGTTCTGAACGGACTGACGGTGGAGGAGAACGTAACTAAGCTCAAGAGG GACTACACAGATGCCCTGATCTCGAATTACTAC ctgtGGCCCCCGGTCCAGATCGCCAATTTCTACTTCATTCCTCTCCACCACAG GTTGGCGTTCGTCCAGATCGTTGCTGTTGCGTGGAACTCCTACCTGACCTGGAAGGCCAATAAGATGTGA